A genomic region of Candidatus Aramenus sp. CH1 contains the following coding sequences:
- a CDS encoding S9 family peptidase — MDYNDLFKVKPVSNYDVKEGKVALVVEEKKPVAYVMGEGRVEGDFYVDEVSWIDAKRLAIVGDPNGGEKREIYLFDGALAPILKDNYDNFSPLFLGQDKFYFLSNREGETIHLYLYEGGEITRISKGKEPVSNLCVSSDGRKVAYSQGIYDDDVHLVDVETWDEEVIGFKGSEEVPASSECFTSGGVIFLSNRDNFFDVGEYRGGRISWLRKSSWDKLEALLFNGELAYVEDVVGDFKLILGEREVVGKGYNRELKVDQGYLYFLGSYHHRFTDLYRVGRDGVVERLTDSMQGVSGDFVEPQKVSYESFDGTTIHALLYARGNEDRGVVYIHGGPDWECVNSFLPTIQFLVSKGFKVICPNYRGSTGFGRKFNHMNDGDLGGGDLKDVVFSTKILGVRKVAITGASYGGYLTMMAVTKYPDIWCRAVAVVPFVNWFTEKQLEREVLKQYDEVKMGNDPDLLRDRSPIFFVDRIKTPLLLLAGENDPRCPAEETLQVVKKLKERGVEVEYTIYKDEGHGFSKIENYVESIRKTVEFISKCEEENTR; from the coding sequence ATGGACTATAACGACCTCTTTAAGGTAAAGCCTGTATCAAACTACGACGTAAAGGAGGGGAAGGTAGCGCTAGTCGTGGAGGAAAAGAAGCCGGTAGCCTACGTGATGGGAGAGGGAAGGGTCGAGGGAGACTTTTACGTAGACGAGGTTAGTTGGATAGATGCCAAGAGGCTCGCAATAGTGGGAGACCCCAATGGAGGGGAAAAGAGGGAGATATACTTATTTGATGGTGCCTTGGCTCCCATTTTGAAGGACAATTACGACAACTTTTCTCCTTTGTTTCTAGGACAGGATAAGTTCTACTTCCTCTCAAACAGGGAGGGGGAGACGATTCACCTCTACTTATACGAAGGGGGCGAGATAACGAGGATAAGCAAGGGGAAGGAGCCTGTAAGCAACCTTTGCGTCTCAAGTGACGGGAGGAAGGTGGCGTACTCTCAGGGGATTTACGACGACGACGTGCATTTGGTAGACGTTGAAACTTGGGATGAGGAAGTAATAGGGTTCAAGGGGTCAGAGGAAGTGCCAGCCTCTTCCGAGTGTTTTACCTCTGGAGGCGTAATCTTCCTAAGCAACAGGGACAACTTCTTCGACGTGGGAGAGTACAGGGGAGGGAGGATAAGCTGGCTGAGGAAGTCCAGTTGGGACAAGCTAGAGGCCCTCCTCTTTAACGGAGAGCTAGCGTACGTGGAGGACGTAGTAGGAGACTTTAAGCTCATCTTGGGGGAAAGGGAGGTAGTGGGCAAGGGTTACAACAGGGAGCTTAAAGTGGACCAGGGGTACTTGTACTTCCTCGGCTCCTATCACCATCGTTTTACCGACTTGTACAGAGTTGGGAGAGATGGGGTAGTCGAGAGGCTCACCGACTCCATGCAGGGAGTCTCAGGGGACTTCGTGGAACCCCAGAAGGTAAGCTATGAGTCGTTTGACGGGACTACAATACACGCCCTCCTTTACGCTAGGGGCAACGAGGATCGCGGGGTAGTGTACATCCACGGAGGGCCTGACTGGGAGTGCGTCAACTCCTTCTTGCCTACCATACAGTTTTTAGTAAGCAAGGGCTTCAAGGTCATCTGCCCAAACTACAGGGGCTCAACGGGATTTGGGAGGAAGTTTAACCACATGAACGACGGCGACTTGGGAGGAGGAGACCTAAAGGACGTAGTCTTCTCGACGAAAATTCTCGGCGTCAGAAAGGTAGCAATCACCGGTGCCAGCTACGGGGGGTACTTGACCATGATGGCGGTCACAAAGTACCCCGACATCTGGTGTAGGGCCGTGGCTGTGGTGCCTTTCGTTAACTGGTTCACAGAAAAGCAGTTAGAAAGGGAGGTCTTAAAGCAGTACGACGAAGTGAAGATGGGCAACGACCCCGACCTCCTGAGGGATAGGTCGCCTATATTTTTCGTGGACAGGATAAAGACCCCTCTATTGCTCTTAGCTGGGGAAAACGACCCGAGGTGTCCCGCAGAAGAGACGCTTCAAGTGGTGAAGAAGCTAAAGGAGAGAGGGGTGGAGGTGGAGTACACAATATATAAGGACGAGGGACATGGTTTCTCGAAGATTGAGAACTACGTTGAGTCGATAAGGAAAACTGTGGAGTTTATAAGTAAATGCGAGGAGGAAAATACTAGATGA
- a CDS encoding ABC transporter ATP-binding protein, producing the protein MTISVKGLVKYFGNKEVLNGVSLTAKRGAVTVVLGPNGAGKTTTIRIIMTLIFPTKGEVSILDQDPFKDKKVFKEVGYVQELPNLPPFLSGRELLRMSSKIKGASKEDVDRVLKIVGMEENADKKIAKYSKGMTQRIAIAEALLGDPEVLVMDEPNIGTDPVLNYNMRETLKEMKKEGKTILMTTHVLDDVKKVADKVYLLYQGKVFFEGTPEDLVKKFLGVVVIMETSNVEVAERLLKELDYVRGFKVEGNKLVIRLSEDRREELVHYLVTSGVRIRSFYLDQELEEAYISALKEAEKVDRKNSNI; encoded by the coding sequence ATGACGATCTCAGTAAAGGGGCTAGTTAAGTACTTCGGAAATAAGGAGGTGTTAAACGGTGTTTCGTTGACGGCGAAAAGGGGAGCAGTAACGGTTGTCTTGGGACCTAACGGTGCAGGTAAGACCACAACCATTAGGATAATAATGACCCTCATCTTCCCTACGAAGGGCGAGGTCTCAATCCTTGATCAAGACCCCTTCAAGGACAAAAAGGTCTTCAAGGAGGTCGGATACGTTCAGGAGTTGCCCAACCTACCGCCTTTCCTTAGCGGTAGGGAACTACTGAGGATGAGCAGTAAAATAAAGGGCGCCAGCAAGGAGGACGTGGACAGGGTACTTAAAATAGTAGGGATGGAGGAGAACGCCGACAAGAAGATAGCCAAGTATAGCAAGGGCATGACTCAGAGGATAGCTATAGCCGAGGCCCTCCTTGGGGACCCAGAAGTGCTGGTAATGGACGAGCCAAACATAGGCACAGACCCGGTGCTCAACTACAACATGAGGGAGACCTTGAAGGAGATGAAGAAAGAGGGAAAGACCATCTTAATGACGACACACGTCTTGGACGACGTGAAGAAGGTGGCTGACAAGGTCTACCTGCTCTACCAAGGTAAGGTGTTCTTCGAGGGCACTCCAGAAGACCTCGTGAAGAAGTTCCTCGGGGTAGTGGTGATAATGGAAACGTCAAACGTAGAAGTGGCGGAAAGATTGCTTAAGGAGTTGGACTACGTCAGGGGCTTTAAGGTCGAAGGGAACAAGCTAGTGATCAGGCTTAGCGAGGATAGGAGGGAGGAGCTAGTACATTACTTGGTGACTTCGGGCGTAAGGATTAGGTCGTTTTACCTCGACCAAGAGCTAGAGGAGGCCTACATATCGGCCCTAAAGGAGGCTGAGAAGGTTGATAGAAAAAATAGTAACATATGA
- a CDS encoding MMPL family transporter, which produces MAWVIVLVFSAPLSSLFFKSVSYQVAISIPGSTSHKAEELVSHFKLSGASAANGIILIEGNASRYSSFLSNLTSYGNISVTSFYTIEKALLNSSLSKVYPAALNLSHQLYALGQNETEVIGKLQNESIKLNSSIQGLEKLSNSTRAIERDFYEAKQELLNTSTLVAELHKGMVENVTTFTKVMEGELELNSSVRNLSALLFQAQYYFVEVWISLYDNSTLPTYHNVFLSNEYAFTYVNKSISNPIAREFFQEFFHFWNSTTNYATLSSFPENQSAPFGVADESVHEASDAFFYDNETELALVDAMFKFFNVTDFMSSVPYEKFVTTYFNQTYHIPLGIAEELYTTNGSVPLSLVLSVYHEKTGISIPLLLEVFSSTDYLNVSLQILQSKVSSTPEREFLEDVYYNMNITPFCFAVKYVSNTSNVSPEVVAEIANFTSYTQFLNYVASKEANSTIPAWFLVSMATSHDYGNLTAYLVSSKLGKLGFLLNRSNITPKELSVYLINATWDRASNMSSTLISNVVNSTPLITVDKVELKQVLYSMLTTNSSVQKVVNELIAENLFPIQPNLNVTKDLYSSSFYILVLKGNFTYKEAENLESYVKNVTHLSTYLTGSEPISHSLKNLANSAFSIAIPVGIALAIILAGIYFRSITAAFAPLGTYLAAYLASSVVIYAVVIKLLHITVDFLTPSQVLLLALGLGTDYVVFISGRYIEEREKGLSKEEAVEEAVKWGGRAVTITALVVMLSFLFLYVYNVPFFSDTALAEMLAVLVVWVASITLYTSVLSALGDKLFFPRKFTKKNNRGESKVSRPGLTVGIVAAVVVVLAIYAVSTPLTFNVLDLLPPNQTTQGVNILSQQFTTDNVFPIYVVVPINGTFNLSTYNYAVSLYEKLSSIQGVTAVNSPVSPLGSLVPYQNLTGYNYTNYLADGYMLFVVNQKYPPFSNNAFSVVKQVLSAVGKGGYVGGGPVDAYDILNFVNMDFAEIFLLLTITMYVILVVMTRSFSVSGVIIFTIMSAVAITLGLERLIFTELGYSIFAIVPLFLVAIIIGIGMDYNIFLVARVHEELDKGKGMEEAVEITRKSIGRTILFLGLIFAGTMGSLMLVNAAILQEIGFALAVAAILETSVLWYFLAPSLLIILYKAFKIRPKMIV; this is translated from the coding sequence GTGGCTTGGGTTATAGTCCTGGTCTTTTCTGCTCCCCTTTCTTCCCTGTTTTTTAAATCAGTAAGCTACCAAGTGGCTATATCTATACCCGGGAGTACGTCACACAAGGCAGAAGAACTTGTCTCTCACTTCAAGCTATCCGGCGCTTCGGCGGCAAACGGAATAATCCTTATAGAGGGAAATGCCTCGAGGTATTCCTCCTTCCTCTCGAACCTCACCTCCTACGGCAACATCTCTGTGACGAGCTTCTACACAATCGAGAAGGCCCTCCTCAACTCCTCCCTAAGCAAGGTTTACCCAGCAGCGCTAAACTTGAGTCATCAGCTCTACGCCCTGGGCCAAAACGAGACTGAAGTTATAGGAAAGCTCCAGAACGAGTCCATCAAGCTTAACTCAAGTATCCAAGGGTTGGAGAAACTGAGCAACTCCACTAGGGCCATTGAGAGGGATTTCTACGAGGCTAAGCAAGAACTGCTAAACACCTCTACGCTTGTCGCGGAACTCCACAAGGGCATGGTGGAGAACGTCACTACCTTCACCAAAGTAATGGAAGGCGAACTTGAGCTGAACTCCTCGGTTCGCAACCTTTCAGCCTTATTGTTCCAAGCACAGTACTACTTCGTTGAGGTGTGGATCTCGCTTTACGATAACTCCACCCTCCCAACCTATCACAACGTCTTTCTATCCAACGAGTACGCCTTTACTTACGTTAACAAGAGCATCAGCAACCCAATTGCCAGGGAATTCTTCCAAGAGTTCTTCCACTTCTGGAACTCTACTACGAACTACGCAACGCTCAGTTCCTTCCCTGAGAACCAGTCTGCCCCGTTTGGAGTTGCGGACGAAAGCGTGCACGAGGCAAGCGACGCGTTTTTCTACGACAACGAGACCGAACTCGCGCTGGTTGACGCCATGTTCAAGTTCTTCAACGTGACCGACTTCATGTCCTCTGTCCCTTACGAGAAGTTCGTCACGACCTACTTCAACCAGACCTACCACATACCCTTGGGCATAGCCGAGGAGCTTTACACGACCAATGGCTCAGTCCCGCTGTCCTTAGTCCTCAGCGTCTACCACGAGAAGACCGGGATTTCTATACCATTGCTCCTCGAGGTCTTCTCCAGTACGGATTACCTTAACGTCTCTCTCCAGATCCTCCAGAGCAAGGTTAGCTCCACGCCGGAAAGAGAGTTCCTAGAGGACGTCTACTACAACATGAACATCACTCCATTCTGCTTCGCCGTGAAATACGTTAGCAATACGTCCAACGTATCCCCTGAAGTGGTAGCCGAGATAGCGAACTTCACCTCTTACACGCAGTTCTTGAACTACGTAGCGTCAAAGGAGGCAAACTCAACTATACCTGCGTGGTTCCTGGTCAGCATGGCCACGTCCCACGACTACGGCAACTTAACTGCGTACCTAGTTTCCTCTAAGCTTGGAAAGCTCGGTTTCCTGCTCAATAGGTCCAACATAACGCCCAAGGAGCTCTCCGTTTACCTCATAAACGCCACTTGGGACAGGGCTTCAAACATGTCTTCAACCCTAATCTCTAACGTTGTAAACTCTACCCCCCTAATAACTGTGGACAAGGTAGAGTTAAAACAAGTACTCTACTCAATGCTCACCACCAACTCGAGCGTCCAGAAAGTGGTTAACGAGCTCATAGCTGAAAACCTCTTCCCAATACAGCCGAACTTGAACGTCACCAAGGACCTCTATTCCTCTAGCTTTTACATCCTAGTGCTGAAGGGCAACTTCACGTACAAGGAGGCGGAGAACCTCGAAAGTTACGTCAAGAACGTAACCCACTTGAGCACCTACCTTACCGGGTCAGAACCAATATCCCACTCACTTAAGAACCTTGCCAACTCTGCCTTCTCCATCGCAATTCCCGTTGGTATAGCCTTGGCCATAATCCTAGCGGGGATTTACTTTAGATCCATAACCGCGGCGTTTGCCCCATTGGGGACTTACTTGGCAGCCTACCTCGCCTCGTCCGTGGTAATTTACGCTGTGGTCATCAAGCTACTCCACATAACGGTGGACTTCTTAACGCCAAGCCAAGTGCTACTCCTCGCGTTGGGGTTGGGTACAGACTACGTGGTCTTCATCTCTGGCAGGTACATAGAAGAGAGGGAGAAAGGACTGAGCAAGGAAGAGGCAGTGGAGGAGGCGGTGAAGTGGGGCGGTAGGGCTGTCACTATCACTGCCCTAGTCGTCATGCTCTCCTTCCTGTTCCTCTACGTTTATAACGTCCCGTTCTTCTCCGACACAGCCTTAGCCGAGATGCTGGCAGTCCTCGTGGTGTGGGTAGCGTCGATAACCCTTTACACGTCAGTGCTCTCAGCCCTTGGGGACAAACTGTTCTTCCCCAGGAAGTTCACAAAGAAGAACAATAGGGGAGAGTCAAAGGTATCTAGACCGGGGCTTACCGTAGGGATAGTAGCAGCTGTAGTAGTGGTCTTAGCGATATACGCCGTGAGCACGCCACTTACCTTCAACGTACTAGACCTCCTCCCTCCAAACCAGACAACGCAAGGGGTTAACATACTGAGCCAACAGTTCACAACAGATAACGTGTTCCCGATATACGTAGTAGTACCGATAAACGGAACGTTTAACTTAAGTACCTACAACTACGCCGTCTCGCTTTACGAGAAGCTCTCCTCAATACAGGGGGTAACAGCTGTAAACTCTCCAGTGTCCCCCTTGGGCTCACTAGTGCCTTACCAAAACTTAACAGGGTATAACTACACCAATTACTTGGCGGATGGGTACATGCTGTTTGTGGTAAATCAGAAATATCCGCCCTTCTCCAACAACGCGTTCAGCGTAGTAAAACAAGTGCTCTCAGCTGTGGGCAAGGGAGGTTACGTGGGAGGCGGACCAGTAGACGCCTACGACATACTGAACTTTGTAAACATGGACTTCGCGGAGATCTTCCTGCTCCTCACAATCACAATGTACGTAATCCTTGTGGTCATGACTAGGTCGTTCTCGGTATCTGGAGTAATTATCTTTACCATAATGTCAGCTGTCGCAATAACCTTAGGGCTTGAGAGGCTTATATTTACCGAGCTAGGCTACTCAATATTCGCCATAGTCCCGCTGTTCTTGGTGGCAATAATAATAGGAATTGGTATGGACTACAACATCTTCTTGGTGGCTAGAGTTCACGAGGAACTGGACAAGGGAAAGGGCATGGAAGAGGCCGTTGAAATAACGAGGAAGTCGATAGGTAGGACAATTCTCTTCCTGGGACTAATATTCGCAGGGACAATGGGGTCCCTAATGCTCGTCAACGCTGCTATCCTCCAAGAGATAGGGTTCGCTCTGGCAGTGGCTGCCATCCTGGAGACCTCGGTGTTGTGGTACTTCCTGGCACCGTCTTTGCTTATAATACTCTACAAGGCGTTCAAGATAAGGCCTAAGATGATCGTCTAG